Sequence from the Curtobacterium sp. MCLR17_007 genome:
CGGAAGCCCTCGAGGCCGACGAGTGCCTCGACGCGGCGGTTGGTCGAACCGACGCTCGCTTCGCCGACGAGGTTCACCAGGCCGACCTGCGCGCTCGAGGCGACGTGCGTGCCACCACAGAGCTCGCGGGACCACGGGCCGCCGATGTCGACCATGCGGACCTCGGCGCCGTACTTCTCGCCGAAGAGCGCCTGCGCGCCGAGCTCCTTCGCCGCGTCGAGCGGCAGGACCCGTGTCGAGACCTCGAGGTCTGAGCGGATCGCGGTGTTGACGACCTCTTCGATCTCGGAGCGGGTGCTGAGCGAGATGGGCTGGCTCCACGAGAAGTCGAGGCGCATGTAGCCCGACTTGTTGTAGGAACCGGCCTGCAGCGCCTCGGGCCCGAGGATGTCGCGCAGCGCGGCGTTCACCAGGTGCGTGGCCGAGTGCGCCTGGGTCGCACCGCGGCGGTACTCGGCGTCGACGACGGTGGTCGCGGCGTCACCGACACCGACCTCGCCGGAACGGACCTGCACCTTGTGGCTCCAGAGCCCGGAGACCGGGCGCTGGACGTCGAGCACCTCGAGGTCGAAGCCGTTGCCGACGATCGAGCCCTGGTCGGCGTCCTGCCCGCCGGACTCGGCGTAGAGCGCGGTCTCGCTGAGGACGACCTCGGCGATGTCGCCGACCACGGCGCGGTCGACGCTGGCGCCGTCGACGATGATGCCGAGCACGGTGGACTCGGCTTCGAGTGCGTCGTACCCCAGGAAGGTGGTCTCGCCCTTCGCGCGGAAGGCGCTGTACACGCTGAGGTCAGCCAGCGCGGTCTTCTTGCTCTTCGCGTCGGCCTTCGCGCGGGAACGCTGTTCGGACATGAGCGTGTCGAAGGCCGCGCGGTCGACGTGGACGCCGGCCTCTTCTGCCATCTCCATCGTCAGGTCGATCGGGAACCCGAACGTGTCGTGCAGCAGGAAGGCGGTGTCGCCACCGATCGCGGGCTGGTTGTCCTGCTTGGCGCGGTCGACCGCGACGTCGAGGATCGTCGTGCCCTGCGCCAGGGTGCGGAGGAAGGTCTCTTCCTCGGCGTAGGCGATGCGCGCGATGCGGTCGTAGTCGGACGCGACCTCGGGGTAGGCGTCGCGCATCGCGTCGCGGGACGCGGGGAACAGCCGCGGGAAGGTCGCGGACTCCACGCCGAGCAGGCGCATCGCACGCACGGTGCGGCGCAGGAGCCGACGGAGGATGTAGCCACGCCCCTCGTTCGACGGCGAGACACCGTCGGCGATGAGCATGAGCGAGGACCGGACGTGGTCCGCGATGACGCGCATGCGGACGTCGTCCTCGTGCAC
This genomic interval carries:
- the alaS gene encoding alanine--tRNA ligase, with amino-acid sequence MQTAEIRRRWLQYFGDRGHTVVPSASLVSDDPSLLFTVAGMVPFIPYLTGLIPAPYPRATSVQKCIRTNDIEEVGKTPRHGTFFQMNGNFSFGDYFKEQAIQYAWEFLTGAESDGGLGFAPDDLWVTVYEDDDEAIAFWKQHSSLPDDRIQRLGKDTNYWSTGQPGPAGPCSEIFFDRGPEYGIDGGPATDDDRYVEIWNLVFMQYQIADVRSKYDFTITGELPNKNIDTGMGLERVAFIKQGVDNMYEIDQVRPVLDEASAVSGRRYGAVHEDDVRMRVIADHVRSSLMLIADGVSPSNEGRGYILRRLLRRTVRAMRLLGVESATFPRLFPASRDAMRDAYPEVASDYDRIARIAYAEEETFLRTLAQGTTILDVAVDRAKQDNQPAIGGDTAFLLHDTFGFPIDLTMEMAEEAGVHVDRAAFDTLMSEQRSRAKADAKSKKTALADLSVYSAFRAKGETTFLGYDALEAESTVLGIIVDGASVDRAVVGDIAEVVLSETALYAESGGQDADQGSIVGNGFDLEVLDVQRPVSGLWSHKVQVRSGEVGVGDAATTVVDAEYRRGATQAHSATHLVNAALRDILGPEALQAGSYNKSGYMRLDFSWSQPISLSTRSEIEEVVNTAIRSDLEVSTRVLPLDAAKELGAQALFGEKYGAEVRMVDIGGPWSRELCGGTHVASSAQVGLVNLVGEASVGSTNRRVEALVGLEGFRDLAVERTIVSQLSSALKAPRNDLPTRVQSLMEDLRVAQKRIAEFESAGLQQRVPTIARLATTIGGTTVVAESVDGLKSADDLRSLATGVRSQLGDGAAVVVLGAVVGGKPAVIVATNDAARAAGVQAGPLAKEAAGVLGGGGGGKPDLAQGGGTDASALPAALRAVTARLAG